A single window of Paenibacillus sp. FSL H8-0537 DNA harbors:
- a CDS encoding DHH family phosphoesterase: MPKFLVVRWHGMHQLAAFAIMAVMTTALAWFEWRIGLIALLFMIGFSVYGFLAERAFRKDLKTYLGTISYRVKKAGNDVISELPFGIILYNEDKTVEWHNPYIAEILGHDSVVGQTIAELFPSLHQTKDKEREAEQQVIVGNYVFQLIFKPEERILYVKNITELWHLSKKYEEEKLALGIVMIDSLDEVTQGMDDNQRSALLSKVTTEITEWAQRYQLHIKRLTSDRFLLITNLRTLRQLEQSRFVLLDEVRELTCDQKIPTTLSIGFAAEAESIVELGQWAQSSLDIALGRGGDQAAVKIGGRQSFYGGKSNAVEKRTRVRARVVAHALRDLIKESGNIIIMGHKMPDMDAIGAAIGITKAAQMFGKEAFIVLEGINPSIQKMMEMLREDERFSKRFITPEQAMSMTNNKTLTVVVDTHKASMVKEPRLIGAHGKIVVIDHHRRSEEFIANAILVYMEPYASSTCELVAELLQYIADRIVLDVREATALLAGITVDTKSFSLRTGARTFEAASFLRRNGADSMLVQRMLKEDLEEYVRKAEIIKHASVHYEHIAIAVTDPGRKVSQLLIAQAADTLLNMTDILASFVVGERTDGLIGISARSLGDMNVQVVMERMGGGGHLTNAAAQLEGTVSEVAEKLKAVLKEIDKEEGLFE; encoded by the coding sequence ATGCCAAAGTTTTTAGTTGTTCGCTGGCATGGCATGCATCAGTTGGCGGCTTTCGCTATTATGGCGGTTATGACGACAGCCCTTGCTTGGTTCGAATGGCGAATCGGGCTTATTGCTCTGCTGTTTATGATCGGTTTCAGCGTATATGGTTTTCTAGCGGAGCGGGCGTTCCGCAAAGATTTAAAAACGTATTTAGGTACGATTTCTTACCGGGTAAAGAAGGCCGGCAATGATGTGATTAGCGAGCTTCCTTTCGGTATTATATTGTATAATGAAGACAAGACGGTCGAATGGCATAACCCTTATATTGCTGAGATTTTGGGCCATGATTCTGTCGTAGGGCAGACCATCGCAGAGCTGTTTCCCTCCTTGCACCAGACGAAGGACAAGGAACGCGAGGCAGAGCAGCAGGTTATAGTGGGAAACTATGTTTTTCAGCTGATTTTCAAGCCGGAAGAGCGCATTTTGTACGTGAAAAATATTACCGAGCTGTGGCATCTCTCCAAGAAATATGAAGAGGAGAAGCTGGCACTGGGCATCGTCATGATTGACAGCTTGGATGAAGTAACACAGGGCATGGATGACAACCAGCGCTCGGCGCTGTTGTCCAAGGTTACGACCGAGATTACCGAGTGGGCGCAGCGTTATCAGCTTCATATTAAGCGGCTGACCTCAGACCGGTTTTTGCTCATCACGAACCTCAGGACGCTTAGGCAGCTGGAGCAATCCCGGTTTGTGCTGCTCGACGAAGTTCGCGAGCTGACCTGCGATCAGAAAATCCCGACGACGCTCAGCATCGGCTTTGCTGCTGAGGCAGAGAGCATTGTCGAGCTGGGCCAGTGGGCGCAATCCAGCCTTGATATTGCTCTTGGGCGCGGCGGCGATCAAGCAGCTGTCAAAATCGGCGGCAGGCAGTCCTTCTATGGCGGCAAGTCCAATGCGGTCGAGAAGCGGACCCGTGTTCGGGCTCGCGTCGTGGCGCACGCGCTTAGAGATTTGATTAAGGAAAGCGGCAATATTATCATCATGGGCCACAAGATGCCGGATATGGATGCAATCGGCGCAGCTATTGGGATTACGAAGGCGGCGCAAATGTTCGGCAAGGAAGCTTTCATTGTGCTGGAAGGCATCAACCCTTCCATTCAGAAAATGATGGAGATGCTGCGCGAGGATGAGCGTTTCTCCAAACGGTTCATTACGCCGGAGCAGGCGATGTCCATGACGAACAATAAGACGCTGACGGTTGTCGTCGATACCCACAAGGCGTCGATGGTGAAGGAACCGCGGCTTATTGGAGCACATGGGAAAATCGTCGTCATTGACCATCACCGCCGCAGTGAGGAGTTTATTGCGAATGCGATTCTGGTCTACATGGAGCCCTATGCGTCCTCCACTTGCGAGCTGGTAGCGGAGCTTCTGCAATACATTGCGGATCGCATCGTGCTTGATGTGCGGGAAGCGACTGCGCTGCTTGCTGGCATTACGGTAGATACGAAGAGCTTCTCGCTTCGCACTGGCGCCAGGACGTTTGAGGCAGCATCGTTCCTGCGTCGCAACGGCGCGGATTCCATGCTTGTGCAGCGGATGCTGAAGGAAGATTTGGAAGAGTACGTACGCAAGGCGGAAATTATTAAGCATGCTAGCGTGCATTATGAGCATATCGCGATTGCTGTAACCGATCCGGGCCGCAAGGTAAGCCAGCTGTTAATTGCACAAGCGGCAGATACGCTGCTCAATATGACGGATATTTTGGCATCGTTCGTCGTTGGCGAGCGAACAGACGGCTTAATCGGCATAAGCGCACGTTCGCTTGGCGACATGAACGTGCAGGTCGTGATGGAAAGAATGGGCGGAGGCGGGCATTTAACGAATGCTGCCGCCCAGCTTGAAGGCACCGTTAGTGAAGTAGCGGAGAAGCTTAAAGCGGTACTAAAAGAAATTGATAAGGAAGAGGGGTTATTTGAATGA
- a CDS encoding DUF2232 domain-containing protein — MAARFTNIHVQEVNGLKTGMKSVLWSAVALLLLLSIAVPVLNILTILCLMVPYVVLYTALPARGFILHMLPVWVVSFLILGAPALIIGLFFLVPSIVMGHMFKKQLPAHKVLSRTVITLLVLFLMEFAAFEVILDLSLTSEMGNFVRSVFSDPQLQPLLPAEWSDEYTEMLIQMMLNTIPLAVISVSFFYAVVTQYISRRVLVSSGIEVPRMPLAKDWMLPRVLVIYYVIVYILSLFVSPDSKSFLGVAVLNLLPLLRLAFAIQAVGFFFYLAHERKWNPAIPVLIAIPVLLFSPLSLIGVLDAAFPIRKSFTKKS, encoded by the coding sequence ATGGCGGCTAGATTTACGAATATACATGTGCAAGAGGTGAACGGTTTGAAGACCGGTATGAAATCTGTTTTATGGAGCGCGGTAGCCCTGCTCCTGTTATTGTCCATAGCTGTACCTGTTCTTAATATTTTGACCATCTTGTGTCTTATGGTTCCTTATGTGGTGTTGTACACAGCGCTTCCCGCGCGTGGGTTCATTCTGCATATGCTGCCGGTATGGGTAGTGTCCTTCCTCATATTAGGAGCTCCAGCGTTAATTATCGGTTTGTTTTTCCTTGTTCCTTCTATAGTGATGGGGCATATGTTCAAGAAGCAGCTGCCTGCACATAAAGTGCTGTCAAGAACGGTTATTACGCTGCTTGTACTGTTTTTGATGGAATTTGCAGCTTTTGAAGTGATTTTAGATTTGTCTCTGACTAGCGAAATGGGCAATTTTGTCCGCTCCGTATTTAGCGATCCACAATTGCAGCCACTGCTTCCTGCGGAATGGAGCGATGAGTATACCGAGATGCTCATTCAAATGATGCTGAATACGATTCCGCTCGCTGTTATTAGCGTATCGTTCTTCTACGCTGTTGTTACCCAATATATTTCGCGGCGTGTGCTTGTATCCTCGGGCATAGAGGTACCGAGAATGCCACTGGCGAAAGATTGGATGCTGCCGCGGGTATTAGTCATTTATTATGTGATTGTTTACATTCTCAGCCTGTTTGTCAGTCCAGACAGCAAGTCATTCTTGGGAGTAGCCGTGCTGAATTTACTGCCGCTGCTGAGGCTCGCTTTTGCAATCCAAGCCGTCGGTTTCTTCTTCTATTTGGCCCATGAGCGCAAATGGAACCCGGCTATACCAGTTCTTATTGCAATACCTGTACTGCTTTTCTCGCCACTGAGCTTAATCGGTGTGCTTGATGCTGCTTTCCCTATCCGTAAGTCATTTACGAAGAAATCCTAG
- a CDS encoding CBS domain-containing protein produces the protein MNIAFFLLPKQEVVTVTHDATLRQTLEKMEHHRYTAVPIINAEGEYAGVVTEGDLLWFMKNRPELTFEMTNKVKLADVPLRLSHRSVRIDANMEDLIMLAKVQNFVPVVDDSEHFIGIVRRSEIIDYCQTIMQSAIAIEA, from the coding sequence ATGAACATTGCGTTTTTCCTGCTGCCCAAGCAGGAAGTCGTAACGGTAACACATGACGCAACACTTAGGCAGACGCTGGAGAAAATGGAGCATCACCGTTACACAGCCGTACCGATTATTAACGCTGAGGGCGAATATGCAGGTGTTGTCACAGAAGGCGATTTATTATGGTTCATGAAAAATAGGCCGGAGCTGACTTTCGAAATGACGAATAAAGTCAAGCTGGCGGACGTTCCGCTGCGGCTCAGTCACCGCTCGGTTCGAATTGACGCGAACATGGAAGACCTCATTATGCTGGCGAAGGTACAAAACTTTGTGCCGGTCGTTGATGACAGCGAGCATTTTATTGGCATTGTGCGGCGAAGTGAAATTATTGATTATTGTCAGACGATTATGCAAAGCGCAATTGCGATTGAGGCATAG
- a CDS encoding LCP family protein has protein sequence MSNWTKKKKWIYTLCAAVLVLGTAGYFNRGALAMLGFNWFLSDQVATGLEQTYKPIEGREPIKVGNMNTNPFALMLLGVDQRGKETGRSDTMIYTVIRPKDGAILMVSIPRDTYTEIVGKNKEDKITHAYAFGGAKMAIETVENLFDQPINYYAAINFQGFRAVIDAMGGISLPIAEDIVNKDPDHEKFVVKGGQDVYNGNDALNYVRYREDAGGDMSRTGRHQIFLNQLLDKASEVGQWSKIPDLIDIMGENFSTDIQPDQMIKLAQQLLQQDNRTIYSHTLKGEGHRLTNGGAWYYFADKDDLSKTQAMIGSWLNPDTAKQDLIMPDEYTSKLQKPVGSLSSASDAE, from the coding sequence ATGTCAAATTGGACCAAAAAGAAGAAATGGATATATACGCTGTGCGCAGCGGTGCTCGTGCTTGGAACGGCGGGTTATTTTAATCGCGGAGCGCTTGCTATGCTGGGTTTCAACTGGTTTCTCTCTGATCAGGTTGCTACTGGGCTGGAGCAAACCTATAAACCAATAGAAGGCCGCGAACCTATTAAAGTCGGCAATATGAATACGAATCCGTTCGCACTTATGCTGCTTGGCGTCGACCAGCGCGGCAAGGAAACAGGAAGATCGGATACGATGATCTACACGGTCATACGTCCGAAGGACGGTGCTATTCTCATGGTATCTATCCCTCGTGATACGTATACGGAAATTGTGGGTAAAAATAAAGAGGACAAAATTACGCATGCGTACGCATTTGGTGGTGCCAAGATGGCAATTGAGACGGTCGAAAATCTATTTGATCAGCCTATTAACTATTATGCGGCTATTAATTTTCAGGGTTTTCGTGCTGTTATTGATGCAATGGGAGGGATTTCCCTGCCGATTGCAGAAGATATAGTAAATAAAGATCCCGATCACGAAAAATTTGTCGTGAAAGGCGGTCAGGATGTATATAATGGCAATGATGCGCTGAATTACGTTCGTTACCGTGAAGATGCCGGAGGCGATATGAGCCGTACGGGAAGACATCAAATTTTTCTGAATCAGCTGCTGGATAAAGCATCAGAGGTCGGTCAATGGAGCAAAATCCCTGACCTGATTGACATTATGGGCGAAAACTTCAGTACGGACATCCAGCCTGACCAAATGATTAAGCTGGCGCAGCAGCTGCTGCAACAGGATAACCGCACGATATACAGCCATACGCTGAAAGGCGAGGGACACAGGCTGACGAATGGCGGCGCATGGTATTATTTTGCAGATAAAGACGATTTGTCCAAGACGCAGGCGATGATTGGCAGCTGGCTGAACCCAGATACGGCGAAGCAGGATTTAATCATGCCGGATGAGTACACCTCGAAATTGCAAAAGCCGGTTGGCTCATTGTCCAGCGCAAGCGACGCCGAGTAG
- a CDS encoding DUF4870 domain-containing protein codes for MQQINQPDQSSTGLDPKVAALLCYVLSFVSGIIFLVLEKNSRFVKFHAMQSIITFGGLFVVMMVLNIIPIIGTLISGLLGIAGFVLWIFLMLQAYQGKQFKLPYVGDIAEKQAAQFK; via the coding sequence ATGCAACAAATCAATCAACCTGATCAATCCTCAACTGGGCTCGATCCTAAGGTCGCAGCGCTGCTTTGTTATGTGTTGAGCTTCGTGTCTGGGATTATATTTCTGGTATTGGAGAAAAATAGCCGCTTTGTGAAATTCCATGCCATGCAATCGATTATTACATTCGGCGGCTTGTTCGTGGTCATGATGGTACTGAACATCATTCCGATTATCGGCACACTGATTAGCGGGTTGCTTGGTATTGCTGGGTTCGTCCTCTGGATCTTCCTAATGCTTCAAGCTTACCAAGGCAAGCAATTCAAACTACCTTACGTTGGCGACATCGCCGAGAAGCAAGCTGCACAATTCAAGTAA
- a CDS encoding DUF1836 domain-containing protein: protein MESFTLTRKEMACLLMALDGQDGHRPLQVLQDAWKKTHRDALEAGASLPAFLSTALPPILEKMIKGNEVRGFSLQEIATLGHMVEYSNMSITSMQNWVKRDFKVYFDCPKMGKKYSLNQAALLFVIDDLKSNLDFESIRKLLEILFIKPEDESADLIGPLELYASYSAMFEELDANNDQLLDTFGHVKGGSKQDALTENAIKASADRFARKLPDLTNDQSEALRNILFIAAISIQTAYFHSLARRYLNATLFLHR, encoded by the coding sequence ATGGAGTCTTTCACGCTTACTCGAAAAGAAATGGCTTGCCTGCTGATGGCGCTGGATGGACAGGATGGACATCGTCCTCTGCAGGTGCTGCAGGATGCTTGGAAGAAGACGCACCGCGATGCATTGGAAGCCGGAGCTTCTCTGCCCGCCTTCTTATCCACGGCCCTTCCCCCCATTCTGGAGAAGATGATAAAAGGCAATGAGGTGAGAGGCTTCTCACTGCAGGAAATCGCTACGCTCGGCCATATGGTGGAGTATTCCAACATGTCTATTACCTCTATGCAGAATTGGGTGAAGCGCGATTTTAAGGTTTATTTCGATTGTCCAAAAATGGGTAAAAAATATTCATTGAATCAAGCGGCGCTTTTGTTCGTCATTGATGATTTGAAGTCGAATCTCGATTTTGAGTCGATTCGCAAGCTGCTTGAGATTTTATTCATTAAGCCGGAGGATGAATCGGCCGATCTGATTGGTCCGCTTGAGTTGTATGCGTCTTACTCGGCCATGTTTGAAGAGCTTGATGCGAACAATGATCAGCTTCTGGATACATTCGGCCATGTAAAGGGTGGCAGCAAGCAGGATGCATTGACGGAAAATGCGATTAAAGCTTCGGCGGACCGTTTTGCCCGGAAGCTGCCGGATTTGACGAACGATCAGTCGGAGGCGCTTCGCAATATTTTGTTCATTGCGGCAATTTCGATCCAGACGGCGTATTTCCACTCGCTGGCCCGCCGTTATTTGAATGCGACTTTGTTTCTGCATCGGTAA
- a CDS encoding hemolysin family protein produces the protein MGIGLNLLLIALLIVMTAFFVATEFAVIRLRASRVDQLVLEGKKNALAVQQVTSNLDGYLSACQLGITITALGLGWLGEPTVEKILFPLFQQLSISSEVSHILSFIIAFASVTFLHVVIGELAPKTWAIQKAEFISFTVAKPIILFYKIMYPFIWVLNGSANALVRMFGLKPVKEHEDAHSEEEIQIILNDSYQSGKINNTEYGYVSRIFAFDEMLAKEIMVPRTDMICLYSNKSLVENMEIIHKEQYTRFPVAQDSKDNIIGMINTKQMFLQFHHNKEFDFKKLIHPVLTVSEVLPVKTLLKRMQQEQVHIAILMDEYGGTSGLITIEDILEEIVGEIRDEFDADERKDIEKLEDNSYLLDGKVSLDELSELTGINLEHEEVDTVGGWLYSEIQDPRIGKELHHLNMRFIIREIGKHRIKKVELIIEANDIDSQVVTTA, from the coding sequence ATGGGTATAGGACTTAATCTGTTATTGATTGCATTATTAATTGTGATGACTGCCTTTTTCGTGGCAACGGAATTTGCTGTTATCAGGCTCCGGGCAAGCCGGGTCGATCAATTAGTGCTTGAAGGCAAGAAAAACGCTCTTGCCGTACAACAGGTTACAAGCAATTTGGATGGTTATCTGTCGGCCTGTCAGCTTGGTATTACCATTACAGCTCTCGGGTTAGGTTGGCTGGGTGAACCGACAGTGGAGAAAATCCTGTTCCCTCTTTTTCAACAGCTTAGTATAAGCAGTGAAGTCAGTCACATATTGTCCTTTATTATTGCTTTCGCTTCCGTTACATTCCTGCACGTTGTTATTGGTGAGCTTGCTCCGAAGACGTGGGCAATTCAAAAAGCTGAGTTTATCAGCTTCACAGTAGCAAAGCCAATCATTTTGTTCTACAAAATTATGTATCCTTTCATCTGGGTACTGAACGGCTCCGCTAACGCGCTTGTGCGCATGTTCGGTCTGAAGCCCGTTAAAGAACATGAAGATGCTCATAGCGAAGAAGAAATTCAGATTATTCTGAATGACAGCTACCAGAGCGGCAAAATCAACAACACGGAATATGGCTACGTGAGCCGCATTTTCGCTTTTGACGAAATGCTCGCGAAGGAGATTATGGTGCCCCGCACCGATATGATCTGCCTGTATTCCAACAAATCGTTAGTTGAAAACATGGAAATTATTCATAAAGAACAATATACACGCTTTCCTGTCGCTCAAGACAGCAAAGACAACATTATCGGCATGATTAATACGAAGCAGATGTTTTTGCAATTCCATCATAATAAAGAGTTTGATTTCAAAAAGCTGATCCATCCTGTACTTACGGTTTCCGAAGTGCTGCCTGTCAAAACGCTGCTTAAGCGCATGCAGCAGGAGCAAGTTCATATCGCCATCTTGATGGATGAATACGGCGGAACATCCGGCCTTATTACGATTGAAGATATCTTGGAAGAAATCGTTGGCGAAATTCGCGATGAATTTGATGCTGACGAGCGCAAGGATATTGAGAAGCTGGAGGACAACTCCTACCTGCTAGACGGCAAAGTATCGCTCGACGAACTAAGCGAGCTGACAGGCATCAACCTGGAGCATGAGGAAGTCGATACGGTAGGCGGCTGGCTGTACAGTGAAATTCAAGATCCGCGCATCGGCAAGGAGCTCCATCACCTGAATATGCGCTTTATTATTCGCGAGATCGGCAAGCATAGAATCAAGAAGGTCGAGCTGATTATCGAAGCCAATGATATAGATTCACAGGTTGTAACAACCGCATAG
- a CDS encoding cation:proton antiporter: MEFILTLMLIIAVSKIAGAITVKLGQPAVLGKLLAGIVVGPALLGWVDNSDWLAHFSEIGVLLLMFIAGLETDLEQLRKDWKASLSVALGGIILPFAGGYGAAVLFGLSSGQAIFLGLLLSATSVSISVQTLKEMNKLSSREGTTILGAAVVDDVVVVVLLAVVMSLLGSGGDVSIPLLLGKKVLFFAVVIAASWWLVPFVMKRLSRFPVTEAAISAALVICFGFAYFADAMGVAGIIGAFAAGIAIGQTPLRHTVETKIEPIAYSLFVPVFFISIGLNVTFAGIGEQLLFIALLSIVAILTKLFGAAAGARLTGFNMRSSIGIGAGMISRGEVALIIAASGLQSALLPQAYFTPVVLVIMVTTLVTPPLMKQLFKREQTAS, encoded by the coding sequence ATGGAATTTATTTTAACGTTAATGCTAATTATTGCGGTGTCCAAAATCGCTGGGGCGATCACCGTTAAGCTGGGTCAGCCTGCTGTACTCGGAAAGCTGCTTGCAGGAATAGTCGTCGGTCCCGCTTTGCTTGGCTGGGTCGACAATAGCGACTGGCTCGCTCATTTCTCAGAAATAGGCGTGCTGCTGCTCATGTTTATCGCAGGGCTTGAGACGGATCTGGAGCAGCTGCGTAAAGACTGGAAAGCATCACTTTCAGTGGCGCTGGGGGGCATTATTTTGCCATTCGCCGGTGGATACGGAGCAGCTGTCTTGTTCGGTTTATCCTCTGGGCAGGCGATCTTTCTCGGGCTGCTGCTCTCGGCGACCTCGGTCAGCATTTCGGTCCAAACGTTGAAGGAGATGAACAAGCTCAGCTCCAGAGAGGGCACGACCATACTCGGAGCAGCGGTTGTAGATGACGTGGTGGTCGTTGTTTTGCTGGCTGTTGTCATGAGCTTGCTTGGTTCAGGAGGAGATGTATCTATTCCATTGCTGCTCGGGAAAAAAGTTCTGTTCTTTGCTGTTGTCATCGCTGCGAGCTGGTGGCTGGTGCCCTTCGTCATGAAGCGGCTATCCCGCTTTCCGGTTACAGAGGCGGCGATAAGCGCTGCGCTTGTTATCTGCTTTGGGTTTGCCTACTTCGCAGATGCAATGGGCGTAGCTGGCATTATCGGTGCCTTTGCTGCGGGAATTGCGATTGGGCAAACACCGCTTCGCCATACGGTCGAAACGAAGATTGAGCCTATAGCCTATTCGTTGTTTGTGCCTGTTTTTTTCATCAGCATCGGACTTAACGTTACCTTTGCCGGAATCGGCGAGCAGCTGCTGTTTATCGCCTTGCTTTCCATTGTTGCTATACTGACAAAGCTGTTCGGCGCTGCTGCCGGAGCAAGGCTCACAGGCTTCAATATGCGTTCTTCCATAGGAATTGGTGCGGGAATGATCTCCAGAGGCGAGGTAGCGCTTATTATCGCTGCATCGGGCTTGCAGTCGGCCCTGCTGCCGCAGGCTTATTTTACTCCGGTCGTACTCGTCATTATGGTGACAACGCTGGTTACGCCGCCGCTGATGAAGCAGTTGTTCAAGCGGGAGCAGACAGCAAGCTAA
- a CDS encoding MmcQ/YjbR family DNA-binding protein: MEHYVEYCLGKKGAFEDYPFGPEALVMKVEGKMFALISDDRKSISLKCDPIIAENLREQHAAVIPGYHMNKKHWNTVLLDGSLEPEEVESMITHSYELVVKSLPKAVRESLS; encoded by the coding sequence ATGGAACATTATGTTGAATATTGCCTGGGCAAGAAGGGCGCTTTTGAAGATTATCCTTTCGGACCGGAAGCGTTGGTTATGAAGGTAGAAGGAAAGATGTTTGCCCTGATTTCAGACGACCGGAAATCGATATCGCTCAAATGCGACCCCATCATTGCGGAAAATTTACGCGAGCAGCATGCGGCGGTTATTCCCGGCTACCATATGAACAAGAAGCACTGGAATACGGTGCTGCTGGACGGCAGCTTGGAGCCGGAAGAGGTCGAGAGCATGATCACCCACTCCTATGAGCTGGTGGTGAAGTCGCTTCCGAAGGCGGTGCGCGAGAGCTTGAGCTGA
- a CDS encoding NAD(P)/FAD-dependent oxidoreductase, translated as MSKHILILGGGYGGLLSALTTRKHLSPEEASITVVNRIPSHQIVTELHRLAVGGVHENNVALPLTKLFKDKSINLVIDTVDKIDPDQKQVHLSSGAKTSYDTLVIALGGETAFFGIPGLEENSLTLKSVEEANRVSAHIQERLAAYAKSKNKADATIVVGGGGLTGIELIGEIADMLPKWCEQSGVNISEVSVYNVEAGPSILAGFPSELVDRAKASLEKRGVQLLMGIAVTEVKGNEVILKDGQTLVANTFVWTGGVTGNPVVANCGIEVNRGRATVNEFLQSTSHPEVYLAGDNAVVFSPDGRPYPPSAQIAWQMGEAIGYNLFAQSKGLPQKSFEFVNSGVLASLGRKDAIGTIGASQLRLRGTAASLMKEASNVRYLTHVNGLFSLVY; from the coding sequence ATGTCTAAGCATATTTTGATTTTGGGTGGCGGATATGGTGGTTTGCTGAGCGCATTGACAACTCGCAAACATTTATCCCCCGAGGAAGCAAGCATTACCGTTGTTAACCGTATTCCATCGCACCAAATCGTAACTGAATTGCATCGTCTGGCTGTTGGCGGCGTTCATGAGAACAACGTTGCTTTGCCGCTGACGAAGCTGTTCAAAGATAAATCCATCAATTTAGTTATCGACACTGTCGACAAAATTGATCCGGACCAGAAGCAAGTTCACCTTTCCAGCGGTGCAAAAACTTCCTACGATACGCTTGTTATCGCTCTTGGTGGCGAAACGGCATTTTTCGGCATTCCAGGCCTTGAAGAGAACAGCCTGACGCTGAAATCGGTTGAGGAAGCTAACCGCGTGAGCGCGCACATTCAAGAGCGCCTTGCTGCGTATGCAAAATCGAAAAACAAAGCTGACGCAACGATCGTTGTTGGCGGCGGCGGCCTGACTGGTATTGAGCTGATCGGTGAAATTGCCGACATGCTGCCAAAATGGTGTGAGCAAAGCGGCGTAAACATCAGCGAAGTATCGGTATACAACGTTGAAGCAGGCCCGTCGATCCTGGCTGGTTTCCCTTCAGAGCTTGTTGACCGTGCGAAAGCAAGCCTTGAGAAACGCGGCGTTCAATTGCTGATGGGTATTGCGGTTACAGAAGTGAAAGGCAACGAAGTTATTTTGAAAGACGGTCAAACGCTTGTGGCTAACACATTCGTATGGACGGGCGGCGTTACAGGCAACCCTGTCGTAGCAAACTGCGGTATCGAAGTGAACCGTGGCCGTGCGACAGTGAATGAGTTCCTGCAATCGACTTCGCATCCTGAAGTTTACCTGGCTGGCGACAACGCAGTTGTATTTAGCCCGGATGGCCGTCCATATCCGCCAAGTGCACAAATCGCATGGCAAATGGGCGAAGCAATCGGCTACAACTTGTTCGCGCAATCCAAAGGCTTGCCGCAAAAATCGTTTGAATTCGTTAACTCCGGCGTTCTTGCGAGCCTTGGCCGCAAAGATGCAATCGGAACAATTGGCGCAAGCCAGCTTCGTCTGAGAGGCACTGCAGCTTCCCTGATGAAGGAAGCAAGTAACGTTCGTTACTTGACGCACGTTAACGGCTTGTTCTCGCTCGTTTACTAA
- a CDS encoding DUF1641 domain-containing protein has product MSETLTEQEVQTGSVRSELDVLEQLLKPEIQSSLNQLVESLPKLAEMVTLMTKAYDVATTVANDQVLMGDMKHGIEEFVKPITDKAKGIASAAVEANDRAQAEPTTIGLFGILKMLKDPQVQQTLRFAQSFLDVLAERNKQR; this is encoded by the coding sequence ATGTCGGAAACATTAACAGAGCAAGAAGTACAGACGGGATCTGTACGTAGTGAACTGGACGTTCTGGAGCAATTGCTTAAACCGGAAATCCAAAGCTCGCTGAATCAGCTGGTAGAAAGCTTGCCTAAGCTTGCTGAAATGGTTACTTTGATGACCAAAGCTTATGATGTAGCAACAACTGTGGCGAATGATCAAGTGCTTATGGGCGACATGAAGCATGGTATTGAGGAATTCGTTAAGCCGATTACGGACAAGGCTAAAGGCATTGCATCGGCTGCTGTAGAAGCAAATGATCGTGCACAAGCAGAGCCTACGACAATCGGTCTGTTCGGCATTCTCAAAATGCTGAAAGATCCTCAGGTTCAACAAACATTGCGTTTCGCGCAATCGTTCCTGGATGTATTGGCTGAGCGCAACAAACAACGTTAA